The following are encoded in a window of Sutcliffiella horikoshii genomic DNA:
- a CDS encoding DUF4256 domain-containing protein translates to MTNNTASDKSLSPEQTVELISALKKRFEKNMQRHEEIEWDKVQAKLENSPEKIWSLSEMERTEGEPDVIGYDKEKDEFLFCDCSKESPKGRRSVCYDRAALEARKKFKPENSAMDMAAEMGIELLTEEQYRELQKIGEFDLKTSSWVQTPEEIRKLGGALFCDRRFNHVFVYHNGADSYYGARGFRGMLRI, encoded by the coding sequence ATGACAAATAATACTGCTAGTGATAAGAGTCTATCACCAGAACAAACTGTAGAATTAATATCTGCTTTAAAGAAACGGTTTGAGAAAAACATGCAACGCCATGAAGAGATTGAATGGGATAAAGTTCAGGCGAAGTTGGAAAATAGTCCAGAAAAAATTTGGTCTCTCTCCGAAATGGAACGTACCGAAGGGGAGCCAGATGTAATTGGTTATGATAAGGAAAAGGATGAGTTTCTATTTTGCGATTGCTCTAAAGAGAGTCCTAAGGGCCGCAGAAGTGTGTGTTACGACCGCGCGGCACTAGAGGCAAGAAAAAAGTTTAAGCCGGAAAATAGTGCAATGGATATGGCCGCTGAAATGGGAATTGAACTGTTGACAGAAGAGCAATATCGAGAGTTACAAAAGATTGGAGAGTTCGATTTAAAAACATCCAGCTGGGTGCAAACACCTGAAGAAATTAGAAAGCTTGGCGGTGCATTATTCTGTGATCGTCGCTTTAATCACGTTTTCGTGTACCACAATGGAGCTGACTCTTACTATGGTGCACGGGGATTCCGTGGGATGCTAAGGATATAA
- a CDS encoding (2Fe-2S)-binding protein: MRTYSDTFLEENFYLRKTDHPNMLFTVNLYKLIHENKMKEFIDNFGPKIKACNSDVVATYFAKYLGWALSGYHYILSLGDTFEFSLKNTELQIFYDKKYDYYGLSFKIIDFTLMPTLTKKPIIEDFYLNFVTPLLQTFVTSSNVKIRDLWGQVAIGVYHGHDNNLELAQTDEEKESILNFFQFITKELKPGFFSAKRNPLDITFRMTESPTKPGELQRLNPTCCLYYQTEGATTMCFGCPRMNEEERDKRREEIRAKNAG, translated from the coding sequence ATGAGAACATATAGTGACACATTTTTAGAAGAAAATTTCTATCTTAGAAAGACTGATCATCCTAATATGCTTTTTACGGTTAATTTATATAAGTTAATTCATGAAAATAAAATGAAGGAATTCATTGATAATTTCGGGCCGAAGATTAAAGCATGCAATTCCGATGTTGTAGCTACATACTTTGCAAAATATTTAGGATGGGCATTGTCTGGGTATCATTATATACTATCACTTGGCGATACGTTTGAATTCTCATTAAAAAATACCGAACTACAAATATTCTATGATAAAAAATACGATTATTATGGGTTGTCCTTTAAAATTATTGATTTTACTTTAATGCCTACCCTAACGAAAAAGCCAATAATTGAAGATTTTTATTTAAATTTCGTTACTCCCCTTTTACAAACCTTCGTAACAAGTTCCAACGTGAAAATTAGAGATCTATGGGGGCAAGTAGCTATTGGTGTCTACCATGGCCATGATAACAATTTAGAATTAGCTCAAACAGATGAAGAAAAGGAATCCATATTAAATTTTTTTCAATTCATCACGAAAGAGTTAAAGCCAGGATTTTTTTCAGCAAAGAGAAATCCTCTTGATATCACCTTCAGAATGACAGAAAGTCCAACCAAACCAGGAGAACTGCAACGATTAAACCCCACCTGTTGCTTGTATTATCAAACCGAAGGAGCTACTACTATGTGCTTTGGCTGTCCAAGGATGAATGAAGAGGAACGGGATAAGAGAAGGGAAGAAATAAGAGCCAAAAATGCCGGGTAA
- a CDS encoding ABC transporter substrate-binding protein: protein MKTKNRYTIIHVFIAVMLLLVAGCSQTEKNTVETQATNSTEGNSSKTRVIEHSLGETEIPENPERIFVTLQRIADPMLALGIKPHAISAYGDLSYLDGQLNEVKVFDEYPLNVEAILAEAPDLIVADPWTDQERYEQLSKIAPTVVIDGNDWREFFPNVAEVFGKEKEYKQWMEAYKKKADEAKAQLEKELKDETVMILRVQQDFIGVWSGSGGASAVLFEDLGLTPHEKVTNDWNELSLEALPDFDADHIFLEVRSTAEGSQKYFDDNMKDSSIWNNMKAVKNGNVYPVSSDVWVEGDGPIGRDQIIDQVLEDLTGN, encoded by the coding sequence ATGAAGACGAAAAATAGATACACCATTATTCATGTTTTTATTGCTGTAATGTTGTTACTAGTTGCTGGTTGCAGCCAAACGGAGAAAAACACTGTTGAGACTCAAGCAACTAATTCAACAGAAGGGAATTCCAGTAAAACAAGGGTAATAGAACACAGCTTGGGTGAAACAGAAATACCAGAAAATCCGGAACGTATTTTTGTAACATTACAACGAATTGCAGATCCAATGCTGGCTCTTGGAATAAAACCACATGCTATTAGTGCTTATGGAGATCTTAGCTATTTGGATGGACAATTAAATGAAGTCAAGGTTTTTGACGAATACCCTCTAAATGTAGAAGCAATCTTAGCAGAAGCACCTGATTTAATTGTGGCAGATCCTTGGACAGATCAAGAAAGATACGAGCAATTAAGCAAAATTGCACCAACAGTCGTTATTGATGGTAATGATTGGAGAGAATTTTTCCCTAATGTTGCTGAAGTGTTTGGGAAAGAGAAGGAATATAAGCAATGGATGGAAGCCTATAAGAAAAAGGCGGACGAAGCAAAGGCACAGTTGGAGAAAGAACTAAAAGATGAAACGGTAATGATCCTTCGTGTTCAGCAAGACTTTATCGGTGTCTGGAGTGGATCTGGTGGCGCAAGCGCCGTCCTGTTTGAAGACTTAGGATTAACTCCGCATGAAAAGGTAACAAACGATTGGAATGAGCTTTCTCTTGAAGCGCTTCCTGACTTTGATGCAGATCATATTTTTCTCGAAGTTAGAAGTACAGCTGAGGGCTCACAAAAATACTTTGATGATAATATGAAAGACAGTTCAATATGGAATAACATGAAAGCTGTGAAAAATGGAAACGTTTATCCCGTATCTTCAGATGTTTGGGTTGAAGGGGATGGACCTATAGGTCGCGACCAAATTATTGATCAAGTGCTGGAAGACTTAACAGGAAATTAA